Proteins from a genomic interval of Papaver somniferum cultivar HN1 chromosome 4, ASM357369v1, whole genome shotgun sequence:
- the LOC113272429 gene encoding uncharacterized protein LOC113272429 yields the protein MDNCNQILTPVEEILKLTKDGSGELVNSTDFKGLFGCLRYLTATRPDIMYGVGLVSRFMEAPRQSHLQAAKRILKYVKGTTSMGIFYTVLEDPKLVGFTDSDWAGDTEGRISTSGYGFQLGTGFFSWSSMKQ from the coding sequence atggataattgtaatCAGATTTTAACACCAGTAGAAGAAATACTGAAGTTGACAAAAGATGGATCAGGAGAGCTTGTGAATTCAACAGATTTTAAAGGTCTTTTTGGATGTTTAAGATATTTGActgctacaagacctgatatcatgTATGGGGTTGGGTTGGTTAGTAGGTTTATGGAAGCTCCTAGACAATCAcatttacaagctgcaaaacgTATTCTGAAGTATGTAAAAGGAACAACAAGCATGGGAATCTTCTATACTGTTTTAGAAGATCCAAAACTGGTTGGTTTtactgatagtgattgggctggagATACAGAAGGAAGAATAAGTACATCAGGTTATGGATTTCAGTTGGGAACtggttttttctcttggtcatctaTGAAGCAATAA